The sequence below is a genomic window from Myxococcales bacterium.
GAAATGCGATAATAGGAATCGCATCCTCGGGGCCGCACAGCAACGGATACTCCCTCATCAATCACCTCATAAAAGACAAAAATCTCAGACTCGATCACATCTACGACGGATTCGACGCCACGCTGGGCGAGATACTCCTCAGGCCGACCTTCATTTACACCCAACTGATCGAGGCGCTGACCAAGTTCGGAGACGTGAAAGGAATCGTGCATATCACAGGCGGCGGATTCTGGGATAATATCCCGAGGGTGCTGCCTCGCGGCGTCGAGGCTTCCATCGATAGAAGCGCGCTGGAGATCCCGCAGATATTCCGCTTCATACAGTCACATGCAGGAATTGATGAGAATGAGATGTTGAGGGTCTTCAACTGCGGCACAGGCATGGTTATGTTCACCCCGGCGGAGAAGGCGGACGAAACGACGGACTTCATAAATGCACACGGCTTCAGTGCCAAGGTAATAGGCAATACGAAGATCAGACAGGATGAAAACATCCCCATCTCGATCTCGTGAGGTTTAGATGAAAAAGAGCGTTATCCCGGTCGGCGTTCTCGCCTCCGGAAATGGCAGCAACCTTCAGGCGCTTATAGACGCCTGCGAGTCCGGATCGACAAGTGCGAAGATTGCCGTGGTCATAAGCGACAAGGGCGATGCCCACGCGCTGAAGCGGGCCGAAAAACATCGCATCCCGAACTTTCACCTCGATAGAAAAGCGTTCGACAGCAGGCGGACCTACGAGGGCAGAATTGTCGAAATCCTCCGCCAACATAAAGTCGAACTCGTATGTCTCGCAGGATATATGAAGATAGTTGGCGAGACCATCCTTGGCGCATTCAAGGACCGCGTCATGAACATACATCCTGCGCTGCTTCCCTCTTTTCCGGGGCCCGATGGACAAAAACAGGCCTTCGACTATGGTGTGAAAATTGCGGGATGCACGGTGCATTTCGTGGATGCAAAGGTGGATCACGGCCCGATAATATGTCAGGCCGCTCTCCCCGTCATGGATGACGACACCCTCGAGACGCTGAAGGCGAGGATCTTGGGGAAGGAGCATGAGATATATCCGAAGGCGGTCGCCCTCTTCGCTGATAATCGGTTAAAAATCGAAGGCAGGAGGGTTTACATTTTACCCAAAAAAGTATTACCCTGACCAAAATCTACAATTCATGGGGGCGAAATGAAAAAGATACTCTGCACAATCGCAATAGCTTCGGCTCTTTTTGCAGCATCGACTGTCTCGGCCAAAAGCTCCGGCGGAAATTTTTCGGTCGGGCTCGGTCCGGTGGGAAATATATTCGTCGTAGATTCCAGGCCGGAACTGGACCCGGGAATCGGCGGATATGTGTTTTTCGATTACAGGTGGTCACCGCAGTTTTCAACACAGTTCGGAGTGGTGGTGACAACCGAGGACGGCACCGGAATATCTGATGGCGACAACGGGATCGAATTCCTCGGCATACCGACCTTCGACCTGAAATTCTACGTGTTGAAGGAGCCATCGCGCTGGGATCCCTATGCCCTGATAGGAATGGGAGTTTACGCTGTAACCGAAGGAACTGCAAAGGATGGAACCACCGCAGTCGGCATAGGCGCCAATATGGGGATCGGCACCGATTTCTACATAACCGAATCTCTTTCGGTAGGGCTCGCCGCTATATTCCGTTCAATCGGTCTGATCGATTCGACAAGCGGTCCGAACAATGGGACCGCGCTATTCCCATTTTCGCTTATGGGAAATATCGCATACCACTTCTAATTCGGAGGCTTCATAGGGATGAAAAAGCCATCGGCGACTCTAAAACTTTCATCTCCGCTCATAGCTATACTGACCACCGCGTTCCTCCTGTCGTGCAGCGGATCTTCGACGAACTTTGAAGGCTTGCGCAGGGATATGATCGAAAGCCAGATAAAGGCAAGAGGTCTGAACAACGATGACATATTGCAGGCGATGAGCTCAGTACCGCGCGAAATTTTCGTGATGGAAAAATTCAAGGCGCACGCCTATGATGACAACGAGGTTCCGATCTCCAATCACGACTCGCTCAATAGGCCCTTCGAAGACGCGGCGATGCTCGATGCGCTGGATTTAAAAAGTTCAGACAGGGTCATGGAAGTAGGAACGGGCACCGGATACTTCGCCTCTCTCCTGTCAAAACTCGCGGGAGAGGTATTCACGATAGAGATAGAACCGCCGCTGGCCGAGCGCGCCAGAAAAATCCTCCCTAAACTGGGAATACGAAACGTCAAGGTCGTAACCGGGGATGGATTCCTCGGACTTCCTGAACACGCCCCCTACGACGCCATCGTGATGCAGTGCAGCCCTCCTCAGGTCCCTGAGCCGCTCGTAGAACAGCTGAAAGAGGGGGGCAGGCTTCTCGCCCCGATCGGCGGCGGAGAAAAGTTCCAAGAGCTCACGCTCTTCGTAAAAAAAGACGGGAAGCTATCCACGGAGAAAAGACTTTCACCAGCAAACTTCACGCCGATGAGAGGGATCATTCTGGAAAAATAGAAAAACCTGAATCTATTATAGCTGCGAACCGTCCTTATCGGCCCGCTCGCGCTCATCTCTTATCTTATAGACATACACCAGAATTTCAGCGACTGCGGCATACAGCTCCTCTGGAATTTCATCGTCTACCTCGAGCTCTATGAGAGTCCAGGCCAGCGGCACGTTCTGTATTATAGGCACTCCAAACTCCTCCGCCATCTCCCTTATCGCATTTGCAAAAAGCCTCTGCCCCTTTGCAACGATCTGCGGGGCCGCCATCTCCTTGTCGTCATATTTTATCGCTATCGCAAGTTCGGTTGGATTTGTTATCACCGCATCTGCGGATTTTACCGACTGCCTCGTGTCGCTCATCGCAAGCTCCTGATGCAGCTGTCGGCGCGCGCTCTTTATCAACGGATCTCCCTCGTCCTGCTTGTACTCCCTTTTCACCTCTTCCTTGCTCATCCTCATCTGTTTTTTGTAGTTCCATCTCTGGACATAGAAGTCGATCATGGCGATCACTATGAAGACGATGAAGACTTTGATGAGAAATTCAACGAGGATCTTTCCGGCCAGAGTTTCTGCCTGATATGGTGTCCCCTTCACCGTCAGGACCACATCCCTGATGCTATCGCTGACAACCAGATATGCGAGCATGAATATAAGGGTTATCTTCGCGATGTTCTTGATCAGCTCCACGAATGTGGTGACCTTGAACATGTTCTTGAGATTTTCCAGGGCGTTTAGTCTCTTCATCTGCGGCTTCATCTGCTCGGTCGAAAAGATGGGGCCTATCTGAAGGAAACCGACCGCTATCGCGAAGACTATCATGACTATCCCGAACGGGATTATGATGCTCAGGAATAAAAAGAAGTCATTTTGCACCTGGAGGAAGATGGCCTCCATGGAGACATCCCTGCTGGCGGCCAGACTGAAATCAGCCACCATCACGCCGCGCATCTTGTCGCCGATGAAGTCCCTCATGAAGAGGATCGTCGCAAAGGCTGCGATCAGGATGACTACCGTGTTGAGATCGCGGGAACGCGCCACCTGCCCTTTCTTGCGCGCATCCCGCAGTCGCTTCGGGGTCGCCTCCTCGGTTTTTTCTTGGCTGCTGGATTCGGCCACTGCGATCTCCTGTCCGTATTATCGGCAGGAAGGTAGCAAAAATTCCCTCTTCCAGCAAGAAATAGACAAGGTTGAGTTGAGCCTCAGCCTTAATCTCAACCTTGCTCTAATCCTCAGCCTTATTCTTGCCTTTCTGTAAAAATATCGATATCTTGCAGCGCATGCTCGGGAAGAGATCAAATAGACGACCCCAGCAGGTCGGCCAATATTATCTGATGGAAAAGATCGCGCAAGGGGGCATGGCCGAGATATTCAAGGGGATATCCTACGATGTCAGCGGAATCAAAAAGACCGTCTGCATAAAAAAGATCCTGCCGCATATTTCCGCCAGCGAGGAGTTCATCGGAACCCTCATCGACGAGGCTAAAATAGCGGTCAAGCTGGTCCACGGGAACATCGCCCAGACGTATGATCTCGGAAAGGTCGGGGATGACTACTTCATGGTCATGGAGTTCGTCGACGGCAAATCCCTATCCCAGATAAACAAGAGATGCGCCTCCCTTGGAGAGCTCCTTCCGACCGAGCACCTGATCTATTTCATATCCGAAGCCTTAAACGGACTCGACTATATCCACAGGAGAACCGATGAGCACGGCGTTCCCCTCCACATAGTCCACAGGGATATGAGCCCACAGAACATCATGGTCTCGTATTCAGGCACCGTGAAGATCATCGATTTCGGCATCGCCAAAATAGGCTTCAAGGTAGGCTCCACCGACTCCGGCGTCCTGAAGGGAAAATTCGCGTATATGTCACCGGAGCAGGCCTACGGCGATACGATAGACAACAGGTCCGACATATATTCAGTCGGAATAATTCTGCATGAGATGCTCACTGGCAAGCGCCTCTTCAAGGCCGCCGACAGCCGTGAGACGATACGCAACGTTAGAAAAGCAGAGGTCGCTCCCCCTTCCACCATACTGAGCGGAATTCCCGATGACCTCGACAGGATAACTCTGAAGGCGCTCAGCAAGGACAGGAGGCGCAGGTACAGCCATGCCTCCGAGATGAGGGATGACCTCATCAAGTTTCTGCATATGAATTATCCTGAATTCGGGCCATCCCATTCAGCTGAGTTCATACAGGCCCTCTTTGACGACGAGTTCGGCAAACCCCGGAAAGACGACGCCGACGCTAAAACACCGTATCTCATAATCGACAGATCCAACTCCGCCTTGGCGAACGACAGCCAGTTCGAGACCACCGGGGCCATCAGGGTGCCGGTCAACCTCGAGGAGTATATGGTCGAAGGAGAACGCCCGAACGAGGATACCGGAGAGGATGAAAGCTCCGAGGCAAAAAAAATTCTGCCGGAGCTCGATGACAAAGATGAGAAAACTTCAAGAAAGTTTTCCTCGCTATGGTCCATCATTTCGGCGATAAAGTACCAGCTCGTAGTCCTGCTCCTTGCCTCCATTGTAATCGCGGGCTCGATATATCACAGATCAAAAACGGCAACGGAAAAAACTCCGCACATGGCATCCGGAAGAGTCATGGTCGCCACCATTCCGACCGATGCGGAGGTCTATCTCGATGGATCCTTTAAGGGAAAAGGATCGCCGGTCTCAATACCAAACGTTCCAGCAGGAAAGGATATCAAACTTGAAGTGAAACGGGACGGTTACTTTTCGCACGAGCGCGTTATCACCCTTGCCTCCGACGGTTTTGAAAGCCTCTCGATATCCCTATCCCCGGCCGTCAAACCGACCGCTACGATAGAAATCACTACGGAGCCAGCCGGTGCCACCGTATTCATAGATGACAGGGAGACCTCTCACCGGACCCCGGCCAGAATAGAAAAGATAAGTCCCGACAAGGAAATCTCGGTGGGGCTCTTTTTAAAAGACCATCAGTTCTGGAGTAGAAAAATCTCCCTGAATGCAGGTGAAACGAAATCTTTCGACGTTCAGATGGCAAAGGCCATGGGTTCGGTCTCCATCACCAGCATCCCGCCGGAGGCGCTCGTGATGATAGACCATGTCCCGGCAGGTCAGACTCCGATGGTAAAGGGAGAACTCGATCCAGGGCAGGTCCATACGGTCGATGTATGGCTGCAGGGGTATGAAACTGCTACAAAGGAGTTCAGGGTTCTCTCCGGCAAGGAGCTTTCGCTTAGATTCGTCCTCACGAAACTTCCAACCGAGGCGGAGATGGAAGCAGCTACAAGGGGATCCGACACTCAACCCAAGGAAAAAAAAGATGGCGAAAAAAGGGACAAAGAAGAGGTCATGGAAGACAAAGATTGAAACCGCGCCTGAGGAGGAGCTCTCCGAACGGACGGTGGTGACCTCAATTGAAAAAGTCAGCATACCAGTTGATGAGAAGGCCTACATACTTTTCATTTCGGGGCCCCTCATCGGTAAGATGTACCTTCTCGAGGACGAGGTTACCATCATAGGTCGCGCGCCCGATATCGACATATCGATAAGCGACTCGAGGATATCAAGGCGCCACCTGGAAATTTCCCTCCGCGAGGGACGCGCTGTCATAAAGGATCTCGACTCGACCAACGGAACATTCGTCAACGGCAAGCGCGTGGCGACCAAAGTCCTGGAAAACGGCGATAAGATCCACATCTCCTCCGACACTTTTTTCAAATTCGCGCTGGGCGATGCCGCCGAGAGGATGTTTCAGGAGGAAATGCACCAGATGGCGAACTACGACGCCGTCACAAACGTCTTAAACAAGCACGCCTTCCTCCGCCGACTGAAGGAGGAATTCAGCTATTCGAAGAGGCAGAAGCTCCCGCTCTCCCTGATCATGATCGACATAGATTTTTTCAAGAAGGTCAACGATACTTACGGCCATATGGCCGGTGACTACGTCCTGCACGGAGTCGCAGAAAGAATTCAAAAGGGGCTGCGCGACGAAGACATAGTCTCGCGATACGGCGGCGAGGAGTTCGCAGTTATCCTTAGAAATACCGATGCAAAAAGCGCCTTGATGCTCGGCGAAAGAATCCGCAGATCGGTTGAAGAAAAACCCTTTCAATTCGAAAAAGATTCAATATCGGTCACCGTAAGCCTTGGGATCTCTACCCTCGCCGATGGCAATTTTACGACATCGAGCGATCTGCTCGCCAGATCCGATGCATGCCTGTACAAGTCCAAACAGGACGGTAGAAACCGCGTAACATCATAGAGTTATCTACCTTGACTTTTATCTCTTCAGGGAATAGCCAAGGCTCTCCTATGGCAAACCTCATCGATGGCAAGGCCCTCGCGGCAAAGATCCGTAACGAAATCGCAAAAGATGTGGAGGCGCTGAAGGCACGGAATATCAACCCCGGGCTAGCGGTCGTGTTGGTCGGCAACGATCCGGCATCCAGCCTCTACGTCAGCAGCAAAAAGAAGGCCTGCGCCAAGGCCGGAATAGAAAGTTTCTCCTACGAACTCCCCGCCTCCGCATCCGAAAAAGAACTGCTCGATCTGATCGGAAAGCTTAATTCGAACGGAAAAATCCACGGAATTCTCGTGCAGCTTCCCCTCCCCGATCACATGGATGAATCAAGGATCATCAACGCAATCTCCCCGGAAAAGGATGTGGATGGCTTTCATCCGGTGAGCGTCGGCAGGCTGGTGCTCGGCGAACCGGGCTTTCGCTCATGCACCCCCGCCGGAATCATGGAGCTGATCGACTCCACCGAAATAGATATCAAGGGAAAGCGCGCAGTCATAGTCGGCAGAAGCAATATCGTCGGGAAGCCCCTCGCTTTCATGCTTCTTGAGCGCCATGCCACCGTGACCATCTGCCATTCCAAAACCGCTGACCTGAAAGGCGAAGTCAGAAATGCCGACATACTGATCGCAGCCATAGGCAGAGCCAGATTCATCGGCGGGGATTGGATAAAGCCGGGAGCAATGGTCATAGATGTCGGAATCAACCGCCTTGACGACGGACGCATAGTGGGCGATGTGGATTTTGATTCGGCGAAGGATGTCGCCGGAGCGATAACGCCGGTCCCCAAAGGAGTCGGCCCGATGACGATCACGATGCTGCTCAAAAACACGGTTCTATCCGCACAAAGAAGCTGAATCGCTATTTGTGCAGAAGGAGCCATTTTGGAAGGTGATAACAGATATGACAAAACGCACCCCCCTATATGAAGAACACGTAAAACTCGGCGCTAAGATAGTCGAATTCGCAGGATGGGAGATGCCCGTCTCCTACACAGGCGTCATCGACGAGCACAAAGCGGTGCGCTCATCAGCCGGCATCTTCGATGTATCCCATATGGGACAGATAGAATTTGCAGGCCCGGACGCGGAAAAATACCTTCAGAGCATCACCACCAACGACCTTCACAGAATACATGACGGCAAAGCGCAGTATTCAATTCTCTGCAACGAACGTGGGACGGTGATAGACGACATAATAATCTACAGGTTTTCACCGGAAAGATTCATGCTGGTCGTCAACGCATCCAACGCATCGAAGGACTTTGACTGGTTCATGAAAAACAAAAAGGGAAATGTTGAAGTCAAGGATCTGAGCGAAAAATTTGCTCTGATCGCCTTTCAAGGGCCAAAATCCATAGAAATTTTAAAGACCCTGACAGATATAAATCTCGATTCCGTGGGAACGTACGCATTTGCAGAAGGTTCTGTAGCGGGATGCAAGAACTGCATCGTAGCAAAAACAGGATACACCGGC
It includes:
- a CDS encoding GGDEF domain-containing protein translates to MAKKGTKKRSWKTKIETAPEEELSERTVVTSIEKVSIPVDEKAYILFISGPLIGKMYLLEDEVTIIGRAPDIDISISDSRISRRHLEISLREGRAVIKDLDSTNGTFVNGKRVATKVLENGDKIHISSDTFFKFALGDAAERMFQEEMHQMANYDAVTNVLNKHAFLRRLKEEFSYSKRQKLPLSLIMIDIDFFKKVNDTYGHMAGDYVLHGVAERIQKGLRDEDIVSRYGGEEFAVILRNTDAKSALMLGERIRRSVEEKPFQFEKDSISVTVSLGISTLADGNFTTSSDLLARSDACLYKSKQDGRNRVTS
- the folD gene encoding bifunctional methylenetetrahydrofolate dehydrogenase/methenyltetrahydrofolate cyclohydrolase FolD, with product MANLIDGKALAAKIRNEIAKDVEALKARNINPGLAVVLVGNDPASSLYVSSKKKACAKAGIESFSYELPASASEKELLDLIGKLNSNGKIHGILVQLPLPDHMDESRIINAISPEKDVDGFHPVSVGRLVLGEPGFRSCTPAGIMELIDSTEIDIKGKRAVIVGRSNIVGKPLAFMLLERHATVTICHSKTADLKGEVRNADILIAAIGRARFIGGDWIKPGAMVIDVGINRLDDGRIVGDVDFDSAKDVAGAITPVPKGVGPMTITMLLKNTVLSAQRS
- a CDS encoding porin family protein, with the translated sequence MKKILCTIAIASALFAASTVSAKSSGGNFSVGLGPVGNIFVVDSRPELDPGIGGYVFFDYRWSPQFSTQFGVVVTTEDGTGISDGDNGIEFLGIPTFDLKFYVLKEPSRWDPYALIGMGVYAVTEGTAKDGTTAVGIGANMGIGTDFYITESLSVGLAAIFRSIGLIDSTSGPNNGTALFPFSLMGNIAYHF
- the sctU gene encoding type III secretion system export apparatus subunit SctU, which translates into the protein MAESSSQEKTEEATPKRLRDARKKGQVARSRDLNTVVILIAAFATILFMRDFIGDKMRGVMVADFSLAASRDVSMEAIFLQVQNDFFLFLSIIIPFGIVMIVFAIAVGFLQIGPIFSTEQMKPQMKRLNALENLKNMFKVTTFVELIKNIAKITLIFMLAYLVVSDSIRDVVLTVKGTPYQAETLAGKILVEFLIKVFIVFIVIAMIDFYVQRWNYKKQMRMSKEEVKREYKQDEGDPLIKSARRQLHQELAMSDTRQSVKSADAVITNPTELAIAIKYDDKEMAAPQIVAKGQRLFANAIREMAEEFGVPIIQNVPLAWTLIELEVDDEIPEELYAAVAEILVYVYKIRDERERADKDGSQL
- a CDS encoding phosphoribosylglycinamide formyltransferase produces the protein MKKSVIPVGVLASGNGSNLQALIDACESGSTSAKIAVVISDKGDAHALKRAEKHRIPNFHLDRKAFDSRRTYEGRIVEILRQHKVELVCLAGYMKIVGETILGAFKDRVMNIHPALLPSFPGPDGQKQAFDYGVKIAGCTVHFVDAKVDHGPIICQAALPVMDDDTLETLKARILGKEHEIYPKAVALFADNRLKIEGRRVYILPKKVLP
- the gcvT gene encoding glycine cleavage system aminomethyltransferase GcvT, producing MTKRTPLYEEHVKLGAKIVEFAGWEMPVSYTGVIDEHKAVRSSAGIFDVSHMGQIEFAGPDAEKYLQSITTNDLHRIHDGKAQYSILCNERGTVIDDIIIYRFSPERFMLVVNASNASKDFDWFMKNKKGNVEVKDLSEKFALIAFQGPKSIEILKTLTDINLDSVGTYAFAEGSVAGCKNCIVAKTGYTGEEGVEIFSSPDDAPKIWRSLLENEGPEVVKAAGLGARDTLRMEMKYSLYGHEIDDTTTPIEAGLSWAVKLDTPEDFIGKSALLDFVGQGAKRKLVGFKLLDRGIPRQGYPILIDEKPVGIVTSGTMSPSLGYPIGIGFVPSENAKIGSEIFVDIRGQARKAVIVKTPFYKK
- a CDS encoding protein-L-isoaspartate(D-aspartate) O-methyltransferase, with the translated sequence MKKPSATLKLSSPLIAILTTAFLLSCSGSSTNFEGLRRDMIESQIKARGLNNDDILQAMSSVPREIFVMEKFKAHAYDDNEVPISNHDSLNRPFEDAAMLDALDLKSSDRVMEVGTGTGYFASLLSKLAGEVFTIEIEPPLAERARKILPKLGIRNVKVVTGDGFLGLPEHAPYDAIVMQCSPPQVPEPLVEQLKEGGRLLAPIGGGEKFQELTLFVKKDGKLSTEKRLSPANFTPMRGIILEK
- a CDS encoding protein kinase; its protein translation is MLGKRSNRRPQQVGQYYLMEKIAQGGMAEIFKGISYDVSGIKKTVCIKKILPHISASEEFIGTLIDEAKIAVKLVHGNIAQTYDLGKVGDDYFMVMEFVDGKSLSQINKRCASLGELLPTEHLIYFISEALNGLDYIHRRTDEHGVPLHIVHRDMSPQNIMVSYSGTVKIIDFGIAKIGFKVGSTDSGVLKGKFAYMSPEQAYGDTIDNRSDIYSVGIILHEMLTGKRLFKAADSRETIRNVRKAEVAPPSTILSGIPDDLDRITLKALSKDRRRRYSHASEMRDDLIKFLHMNYPEFGPSHSAEFIQALFDDEFGKPRKDDADAKTPYLIIDRSNSALANDSQFETTGAIRVPVNLEEYMVEGERPNEDTGEDESSEAKKILPELDDKDEKTSRKFSSLWSIISAIKYQLVVLLLASIVIAGSIYHRSKTATEKTPHMASGRVMVATIPTDAEVYLDGSFKGKGSPVSIPNVPAGKDIKLEVKRDGYFSHERVITLASDGFESLSISLSPAVKPTATIEITTEPAGATVFIDDRETSHRTPARIEKISPDKEISVGLFLKDHQFWSRKISLNAGETKSFDVQMAKAMGSVSITSIPPEALVMIDHVPAGQTPMVKGELDPGQVHTVDVWLQGYETATKEFRVLSGKELSLRFVLTKLPTEAEMEAATRGSDTQPKEKKDGEKRDKEEVMEDKD